A region of Heteronotia binoei isolate CCM8104 ecotype False Entrance Well chromosome 2, APGP_CSIRO_Hbin_v1, whole genome shotgun sequence DNA encodes the following proteins:
- the METTL13 gene encoding eEF1A lysine and N-terminal methyltransferase, giving the protein MEELRLLPRRAQDFGSAGYWERFFRERGERAFEWYGEWEELREPLERYLRPRDSILVVGCGNSEMSEQLYDDGYQSVVNVDINEMVIKQMGKRSAHLRPKMSYLVMDVLQMDFPDGCFQVVLDKGTLDALLTDGEEATLARVERMFTEIGRVLQFGGRYLCVSLAQAHVLKAAVEYFSKEGWMVRVHQASGKEATTSEGKFALPVFIYIMTKMKPVPSSASRILELCAEKHDKPVRFSSLEHLIEAVKERQQYALLRSQLNKNPGMGGTSLDLCSKDSGQVRYTLHVVHCPTVKVSRDNRFAIFIVPQGRETEWVFGTEEGRKQLAASAGFRRLVTVALHWDQHYESMETIQAELSEKVMELAPPGLQAQQKVPFLSVGGDIGIRTIQHRDKSSLSGEYIIEDVKGDDAHYFRHLIFLSNRNVVQSEARLSSGAPCKGNKKPKKKKKAASSNPVKPVEVSTGMSIDKSFLCCAHHRAMVAGLSLLKNPEHLPEVPLRVLVIGLGGGSLPLFIHDYFLQCTVEVVEIDPAILEVATRWFGFSVGDRLKVHIADGLVYVSSLVEEAPASYDAIMFDVDSKDAAVGMSCPPPAFVEKPFLQKVRALLKTEGVFILNLVCRDAKLRETVLAALKEVFPLLYAWQIEGEVNKILFCQQQGGRKLPPAELQASAQALEKALRQPGCAWDSTYTLADMLESVKLV; this is encoded by the exons ATGGAGGAGCTGCGGTTGCTGCCGAGACGGGCGCAGGACTTTGGTTCGGCTGGCTACTGGGAGCGCTTCTTCCGCGAGCGGGGCGAGCGCGCTTTCGAGTGGTACGGCGAGTGGGAGGAGCTCCGCGAGCCCTTGGAACGGTACCTGCGCCCGCGGGACTCG ATCCTTGTTGTTGGATGTGGCAACTCAGAAATGAGTGAGCAGCTCTACGATGACGGGTACCAAAGTGTTGTCAATGTGGACATTAACGAAATGGTCATCAAGCAGATGGGGAAACGCAGTGCTCACCTGCGGCCCAAGATGAGCTACCTGGTCATGGATGTACTGCAGATGGATTTCCCTGATGGGTGCTTCCAGGTGGTCCTCGACAAAGGCACTCTGGATGCTCTCCTGACTGACGGAGAAgaggccactttggccagggtGGAGAGAATGTTTACCGAAATTGGCCGTGTCCTTCAATTCGGAGGGCGTTATCTGTGTGTCTCCTTAGCCCAAGCACATGTCTTGAAAGCGGCTGTGGAATATTTCTCCAAGGAAGGCTGGATGGTTCGAGTACACCAAGCTTCTGGGAAGgaagctaccacttccgaagGCAAATTTGCCCTGCCAGTATTTATCTACATTATGACGAAGATGAAGCCAGTGCCCAGCTCAGCTTCTCGAATTTTAGAACTGTGTGCAGAGAAACATGACAAGCCTGTCCGGTTTTCATCTTTGGAGCATCTAATTGAGGCAGTGAAAGAGCGGCAGCAGTATGCTCTCCTACGCAGCCAGCTCAATAAGAACCCTGGCATGGGGGGCACCTCTCTGGATCTGTGCAGCAAGGACAGTGGCCAGGTCCGCTACACCTTGCATGTGGTGCACTGCCCAACCGTGAAGGTGTCGCGGGACAATCGCTTTGCCATCTTCATCG TTCCACAGGGCAGAGAAACAGAGTGGGTCTTTGGGACTGAGGAAGGACGAAAGCAATTGGCTGCCAGTGCAGGGTTCCGACGCCTGGTCACTGTGGCCTTGCACTGGGATCAGCACTATGAAAGCATGGAAACCATCCAGGCGGAGCTGTCAGAAAAAGTGATGGAGCTGGCCCCACCTGGTCTCCAGGCCCAGCAAAAG GTTCCTTTTCTGTCGGTGGGTGGAGACATTGGGATCCGCACTATTCAGCATCGTGATAAGAGCTCCCTCAGCGGGGAGTATATCATTGAGGATGTGAAGGGAGATGATGCCCACTACTTCCGCCATCTTATCTTCCTCAGCAACAGGAATGTGGTGCAGTCAGAAGCCCGATTGTCATCCGGAGCACCTTGCAAAG GAAATAAGAAgcccaaaaagaagaagaaagcagcTTCCAGCAATCCTGTGAAGCCTGTTGAAGTGTCCACGGGTATGTCCATTGACAAGAGCTTCCTGTGTTGTGCTCATCACAGAGCCATGGTTGCGGGCCTGTCCCTGCTGAAGAATCCCGAACATCTCCCAG AAGTCCCGCTCCGTGTGCTGGTGATTGGCCTGGGCGGCGGCAGCCTTCCCCTCTTCATCCACGACTACTTCTTGCAGTGCACTGTTGAGGTGGTGGAGATCGACCCAGCCATTTTGGAAGTGGCCACACGCTGGTTTGGCTTCTCGGTAGGGGACAGGCTGAAGGTTCATATTGCGGATGGCTTGGTCTACGTCTCCAGCCTAGTGGAAGAAG cGCCAGCCTCTTACGATGCCATCATGTTTGATGTTGACAGCAAGGACGCTGCCGTGGGAATGAGCTGCCCACCCCCAGCCTTTGTGGAGaagccttttctgcaaaaagtgAGAGCCCTGCTGAAAACAGAAG GTGTTTTCATTCTCAACTTGGTGTGCCGAGATGCCAAGCTCAGAGAGACTGTTTTGGCTGCCCTTAAAGAGGTGTTCCCTCTGCTCTATGCCTGGCAGATCGAGGGGGAAGTGAACAAGATTCTTTTCTGTCAGCAGCAGGGCGGACGCAAACTACCTCCTGCAGAGCTCCAGGCGTCGGCCCAGGCTCTGGAGAAAGCCCTGCGGCAACCTGGCTGTGCTTGGGACAGCACTTACACCCTTGCAGACATGCTGGAGTCAGTCAAACTGGTGTGA
- the ITPA gene encoding inosine triphosphate pyrophosphatase, with translation MSAAGRSVVFVTGNAKKLEEVIQILGDSFPYKLVAKKIDLPEYQGEPDDISIQKCQEAAKQVQGPVIVEDTCLCFNALGGLPGPYIKWFLEKLKPEGLYKLLAGFEDKTAYALCTFAFSSGNPEEPVKLFKGQTHGCIVDPRGPRDFGWDPCFQPEGYDRTYAELPKSVKNSISHRYKALNELSTYFIQQHKEVTGGPS, from the exons ATGTCGGCTGCCGGGAGAAGCGTGGTGTTTGTCACCGGCAATGCGAAGAAGCTGGAGGAG GTGATTCAGATCCTAGGGGACTCTTTTCCATACAAACTGGTTGCAAAGAAGATAGATT TGCCTGAGTACCAAGGGGAGCCTGATGATATTTCTATCCAGAAGTGCCAAGAAGCAGCAAAGCAG GTCCAAGGACCAGTTATAGTAGAAGACACCTGTTTGTGTTTCAACGCCCTCGGAGGGCTCCCAGGGCCATATAT CAAATGGTTTCTGGAGAAGCTGAAACCAGAAG GTCTGTACAAACTGTTGGCAGGATTTGAAGACAAGACTGCTTATGCCCTCTGCACATTTGCCTTCAGCAGTGGGAATCCAGAGGAACCAGTGAAGTTATTTAAAGGTCAGACTCAT GGTTGTATAGTTGATCCAAGGGGACCCAGAGACTTCGGATGGGATCCATGCTTCCAGCCAGAAGGATATGACCGGAC GTATGCCGAGTTGCCCAAGTCTGTGAAGAACTCCATCTCTCACCGTTACAAAGCCCTGAACGAACTATCTACGTACTTTATTCAGCAGCACAAAGAGGTCACAGGTGGTCCCAGTTAG